One genomic segment of Cellulophaga sp. HaHaR_3_176 includes these proteins:
- a CDS encoding TIGR04283 family arsenosugar biosynthesis glycosyltransferase, with product MISIIIPAHNEKQNLDKLLPYLQELIKVDDTEILISISASNSDCTAFEKLNSKIIFYKCPTNGRAIQMNYAANKAKGDILVFLHADVIPPINFIEDIKATINNKYEAGFFSYKFDKESFFLNINSSFTAKDGIFTGGGDQCLFIKKDVFFQLGKFNEAQVIMEDFEFFKRMKKEKVNYKIIKNNLIVSARKYETNSYLKVNISNLVMVVLFNLGYPANKLKSLHSKLLKMPYSTK from the coding sequence ATGATATCTATTATTATACCAGCACATAATGAGAAGCAAAATTTAGATAAGTTACTTCCTTATTTACAAGAGCTTATAAAAGTTGATGATACAGAAATTCTTATTTCTATATCGGCATCAAATTCAGATTGTACAGCTTTCGAGAAATTAAATTCTAAAATTATTTTTTATAAATGTCCAACAAATGGCCGTGCAATTCAAATGAATTATGCAGCAAATAAAGCAAAGGGAGATATTTTAGTTTTTTTACATGCAGATGTAATACCGCCAATTAATTTTATTGAAGATATAAAGGCTACCATTAATAATAAATATGAAGCAGGGTTTTTCTCTTATAAATTTGATAAAGAAAGTTTTTTTTTAAATATCAATTCTTCATTTACAGCAAAAGATGGCATTTTTACAGGGGGTGGTGATCAATGTCTTTTTATTAAAAAAGATGTTTTTTTTCAATTAGGGAAATTTAATGAAGCACAAGTAATCATGGAAGATTTTGAATTTTTCAAGAGAATGAAAAAAGAAAAAGTCAACTATAAAATTATAAAAAACAATCTTATTGTTTCAGCACGTAAATATGAAACAAACTCATATCTAAAAGTAAATATATCAAACCTTGTAATGGTTGTATTATTTAATCTCGGATATCCTGCAAACAAATTAAAAAGTTTACATAGTAAATTATTAAAGATGCCATATAGCACAAAATAA
- a CDS encoding anti-sigma factor domain-containing protein, giving the protein MDIEKYIETGVLELYVAGILSEKENLEVVDNAKQYPEIKKEIVAIEASILALSKAAAPKSRSFEKEFIGVKNRIQKAFESKVIEMPSEKSSNWSSYLGWAASVILAASLLWMYSENNSLKSEINVASQNNETLEIQIEEAKISLEKSKDLLTTIRDKDIQVVALGGQAVDPDSYAKAYWNKKEQKVFIDAQGLPEPPDGMVYQVWSLKLDPLTPTSMGLLEDFISDDNKVFALANPNESEAFGITLEPAGGSESPNLEQLYTLGAVNS; this is encoded by the coding sequence ATGGATATAGAAAAATACATAGAGACAGGAGTTTTGGAGCTTTACGTAGCTGGCATACTTTCAGAAAAAGAAAATCTGGAAGTGGTCGATAATGCTAAACAATATCCAGAAATTAAAAAAGAAATTGTAGCTATTGAAGCTTCTATATTAGCACTATCAAAAGCTGCTGCACCAAAATCTCGTTCTTTTGAAAAAGAATTTATAGGTGTAAAAAATAGAATTCAAAAAGCATTTGAATCTAAGGTTATTGAAATGCCTTCTGAAAAATCATCTAATTGGTCATCATACCTTGGTTGGGCTGCATCTGTTATTTTAGCAGCAAGCTTACTTTGGATGTATTCTGAAAACAATTCATTAAAGTCAGAAATCAATGTAGCTTCTCAAAATAATGAAACTTTAGAAATTCAAATTGAAGAAGCTAAAATTTCTCTAGAAAAATCTAAAGACCTTTTAACTACGATTAGAGATAAAGACATACAAGTAGTCGCTTTAGGCGGGCAAGCTGTTGACCCTGACTCTTATGCAAAAGCATATTGGAATAAGAAAGAACAAAAAGTATTTATTGATGCTCAAGGTTTACCAGAACCACCAGATGGAATGGTTTACCAAGTATGGTCTTTAAAATTAGACCCACTTACACCTACGAGTATGGGATTATTAGAGGATTTTATATCTGATGATAATAAGGTTTTTGCCTTAGCTAACCCTAATGAATCTGAAGCATTCGGAATTACATTAGAGCCAGCTGGAGGTAGTGAATCTCCTAACCTAGAACAACTTTATACTTTAGGAGCTGTAAATTCTTAA
- a CDS encoding RNA polymerase sigma factor has product MELELLVDNFRNKDQKAFEKLYGMYSDNICGVINTIVKNNDIAEEICQDVFVKAWNNCESYNSSKGRFFTWILNIARNAAIDQVRSKAHKNSKQNLSSDFFVNILEDSNDLNTEVDTIGLKSLLKNLKEKCVQIIDLLYFQGYTQKEASEELEIPIGTVKTRNRSCISQIRSNIAI; this is encoded by the coding sequence ATGGAATTAGAACTTTTAGTTGACAATTTTCGGAATAAAGACCAAAAAGCTTTTGAAAAGCTATATGGTATGTATTCTGATAATATCTGCGGCGTTATTAATACAATCGTAAAAAATAATGATATCGCTGAAGAAATTTGTCAAGATGTTTTTGTGAAGGCTTGGAATAACTGTGAAAGTTACAATTCTTCAAAAGGACGATTTTTTACTTGGATATTAAATATTGCTAGAAATGCAGCTATTGATCAAGTACGTTCAAAAGCACATAAAAATAGTAAACAAAACCTATCCTCTGATTTTTTCGTAAATATACTTGAAGACAGTAATGACCTTAATACTGAGGTTGATACAATAGGATTAAAGAGTTTACTTAAGAATTTAAAAGAAAAATGTGTTCAAATTATAGATTTACTATATTTTCAGGGCTATACACAAAAAGAAGCCTCTGAAGAATTAGAAATTCCGATAGGAACCGTTAAAACAAGAAATAGGAGTTGTATCTCTCAAATTCGAAGCAATATAGCAATATAG
- a CDS encoding superoxide dismutase family protein encodes MKNTIFLLSITALSFSYGCKDAKKETKEMNSEVEATIMDVESEKESKSITITLEPKSESDVKGEVTFTQDGETVAMMATLSGLSEGEHAIHIHETADCSSADGKSAGGHWNPTFQPHGKWGTEEGYHKGDIGNFAADVDGNATVEFSTDEWCIDCDDETKNILEKGVIVHQGTDDYTSQPSGDAGARVSCAGIIQ; translated from the coding sequence ATGAAAAATACAATATTTCTTTTATCTATTACAGCATTAAGCTTTTCTTACGGCTGTAAAGATGCAAAAAAAGAAACAAAAGAAATGAATTCTGAAGTTGAAGCTACTATTATGGATGTAGAATCAGAAAAAGAGTCTAAATCTATTACTATAACGCTAGAACCTAAAAGTGAAAGTGATGTCAAGGGAGAGGTAACTTTTACGCAAGATGGAGAAACTGTTGCAATGATGGCTACTCTATCTGGCTTAAGCGAAGGTGAACATGCCATACACATTCACGAAACTGCAGATTGTTCATCTGCAGATGGTAAATCGGCTGGCGGACACTGGAACCCAACATTTCAACCACATGGAAAATGGGGTACTGAAGAAGGTTATCATAAAGGAGATATTGGTAATTTTGCTGCTGATGTAGATGGAAATGCTACGGTTGAATTTAGTACTGACGAATGGTGTATTGATTGTGACGATGAAACAAAAAACATACTAGAAAAAGGTGTTATAGTTCACCAAGGTACTGATGATTATACATCGCAACCAAGTGGCGATGCTGGAGCTAGAGTTAGTTGTGCTGGTATAATTCAATAA
- a CDS encoding RND family transporter: protein MQKILAFKKVILVCFLFLAIGSCFLISNLKFAFDFNQFFPTGDKDLIFYEKFVEDFSTDDNFLLIAVENDSTVFNKEFLSKINSLSEDAKKLPYVTEVSSLTTLSYPLKTSFGYTKIPVLHWDDKTQYQKDWSKIKEDGLFINSFIDEKATSLIIVLETDDNLDYKQSIALLTSTRNLLEGKDLKEYHLMGRSFFYEALVNMQKRELIVTSIISLILVLIVLFIIYRRGVIIFITLISIFIALLIFLGTLSLLGKELSVLAALYPILMLIVGTSDVIHILDNYLEKLKQGIEQITAITSTLKEVGLSTLLTSITTAIGFLSLLFSKLVGIRDFGVNSAIGVLIAYFTVIFFTSSLLLIFKNKTLLSDKKDSSFWEEKLLKINRITFLHPKKILIFTLIFGLFCFWGASLVNTNYKFKTSLPNKSAISSDFDFFQKNYFGFRSLELAVTSKENFKITDFEIANEIEKVTQNLEKINTIKNVQSVNLIPKAFNKANNLNKADFFVLPQDKKTFNTYKKDANRYARKQLNKFMDTSKTKSRIISKILDIGTDSLNTTYSRINTFIAKNTDTTIVNFKITGKGFLMDKNAEYIQLSLFQGLAMGLLLVGIIMGLLYKNIKLVIISMIPNLLPLVFAGALLGFLKIPLDAPTSIVFAIVFGIAVDDTIHFLGKFKIMLSKGYSKEEAIKVTFLETGRALIITTLVLFFGFMVLLFSIHNPSVIIGLLISSTLVTALILDLLLLPVLLRKFM from the coding sequence ATGCAAAAAATTTTAGCGTTTAAAAAAGTAATACTTGTCTGCTTTTTGTTTTTAGCAATTGGTTCTTGTTTTTTAATCAGTAATTTAAAATTCGCTTTCGATTTTAATCAATTTTTTCCAACGGGGGATAAAGATCTAATTTTTTACGAAAAATTTGTAGAAGATTTTTCTACTGATGATAACTTTTTACTTATCGCGGTTGAAAATGACTCAACTGTTTTCAACAAAGAGTTTTTAAGCAAAATTAATTCGCTTTCTGAAGATGCTAAAAAATTGCCTTATGTAACTGAAGTCAGTTCTTTAACAACACTATCATACCCATTAAAAACATCTTTTGGTTATACAAAAATTCCCGTTTTACACTGGGACGATAAAACCCAATATCAAAAAGATTGGTCTAAAATTAAAGAAGATGGTCTTTTCATCAATTCATTTATTGATGAAAAAGCCACCTCTTTAATTATCGTTTTAGAAACTGATGATAATTTAGATTATAAACAATCAATAGCACTACTAACCAGTACTCGTAATTTATTAGAAGGTAAAGATTTAAAAGAATACCATTTAATGGGTCGAAGCTTTTTTTATGAAGCTTTGGTTAATATGCAAAAACGAGAGCTAATAGTAACTTCTATTATTTCACTTATACTTGTACTTATTGTTCTGTTTATAATATATAGGCGTGGTGTCATTATTTTTATAACACTGATATCTATATTTATAGCGCTATTAATATTTCTAGGAACATTATCATTATTAGGTAAAGAACTTAGTGTTTTAGCAGCCCTATATCCTATTTTAATGCTTATCGTAGGTACATCTGATGTAATACATATTCTAGATAATTATCTAGAGAAGTTAAAACAAGGTATTGAACAAATAACAGCAATTACAAGTACTTTAAAAGAAGTTGGCCTATCAACCCTTTTAACATCAATAACTACGGCCATTGGCTTTTTATCTTTACTGTTCTCAAAGCTTGTTGGTATCAGAGATTTTGGAGTAAATTCAGCAATAGGAGTACTAATAGCCTATTTTACTGTTATATTTTTCACAAGCTCACTTCTTTTAATTTTCAAAAACAAAACACTTTTATCCGATAAAAAAGATAGCTCTTTTTGGGAAGAAAAATTACTAAAAATAAATAGAATTACTTTTTTACACCCTAAAAAAATATTGATTTTCACTCTTATTTTTGGACTATTTTGTTTTTGGGGTGCAAGCTTAGTTAATACTAACTATAAGTTTAAAACTAGTTTACCAAACAAAAGCGCTATTTCGAGTGATTTTGATTTTTTTCAAAAAAATTATTTTGGTTTTAGATCATTAGAACTAGCCGTAACTAGTAAAGAAAATTTTAAAATTACCGATTTTGAAATTGCGAATGAGATTGAAAAAGTAACTCAAAATTTAGAAAAAATAAATACTATAAAAAATGTTCAGTCTGTAAACTTAATTCCTAAAGCTTTTAATAAAGCCAATAACCTTAACAAGGCTGATTTTTTTGTTTTACCACAAGATAAAAAAACCTTTAATACGTATAAAAAAGATGCTAATAGGTATGCTAGAAAACAACTTAATAAATTTATGGATACCTCTAAAACAAAATCTAGAATCATTTCTAAAATTTTAGATATTGGTACCGATAGTTTAAATACAACATACAGTAGAATTAATACATTTATTGCTAAAAATACAGACACTACAATAGTAAACTTCAAAATTACAGGAAAAGGCTTTTTAATGGATAAAAATGCCGAATACATACAGCTTAGTCTTTTTCAAGGTTTAGCTATGGGGTTATTATTAGTTGGTATTATTATGGGATTGTTGTATAAAAATATTAAGCTCGTTATTATATCTATGATTCCTAATTTATTGCCTTTAGTATTTGCGGGAGCCTTATTAGGGTTTTTAAAAATACCGTTAGATGCACCTACAAGTATTGTATTTGCAATTGTATTTGGCATAGCGGTAGATGACACTATTCACTTTTTAGGAAAATTTAAAATAATGCTATCTAAAGGTTATTCTAAAGAAGAAGCCATAAAGGTTACCTTTTTAGAAACAGGAAGAGCACTTATAATTACCACTTTAGTTCTATTTTTTGGTTTTATGGTTTTGTTATTTTCAATACACAACCCGAGTGTTATCATAGGTCTTTTAATTAGCTCAACACTAGTTACCGCTCTAATTTTAGACTTATTACTATTACCTGTATTACTCCGAAAATTTATGTGA
- a CDS encoding DUF547 domain-containing protein, whose product MILTFFVSFSISSQDNKSNGSNFNKLSEEFLIKIKNGENTEAIREQLASTTIEELEDGLQTDTQKLAFWLNIYNGYIQFILQENPDSYSDRGSFFKKEQIKIAGTTIAFEKIEHGIIRKSQWPLGLGMIRKWFPNKLERKLRVEERDYRVHFALNCGAKDCPPVAIYYAEKLDEQLDLGTKKYLTQTTVYNKEENTVSVTPLFSWFRGDFGCKKGVKEILKAHNIVDDTKGLDITYKGYDWTLDLDNWIKL is encoded by the coding sequence TTGATTCTTACATTTTTTGTCTCTTTTTCTATCTCTTCTCAAGACAACAAAAGTAATGGTTCTAATTTCAATAAACTATCTGAAGAGTTTTTAATAAAAATTAAAAATGGAGAAAACACAGAAGCTATAAGAGAGCAACTTGCCTCAACAACCATAGAGGAATTAGAGGATGGTTTACAAACTGATACTCAAAAATTAGCATTTTGGCTTAATATATATAACGGTTATATTCAATTTATTTTACAAGAAAACCCTGATTCATATAGCGATAGAGGTTCTTTCTTCAAAAAAGAACAAATTAAAATTGCTGGCACCACTATTGCTTTTGAAAAAATAGAGCATGGTATTATTCGTAAATCGCAATGGCCATTAGGTTTAGGAATGATCAGAAAATGGTTTCCTAATAAGTTAGAAAGAAAATTGAGAGTTGAGGAAAGAGATTACAGGGTGCATTTTGCTTTAAACTGTGGTGCTAAAGATTGCCCACCTGTTGCTATTTATTACGCTGAAAAATTAGATGAACAATTAGATTTAGGAACCAAAAAATATTTAACTCAAACTACGGTATATAATAAAGAAGAAAATACAGTAAGCGTTACTCCTTTATTTAGTTGGTTTAGAGGTGATTTTGGCTGTAAAAAAGGAGTTAAAGAAATTTTGAAAGCTCACAACATTGTAGATGACACAAAAGGTCTTGATATTACATACAAAGGTTACGATTGGACTTTAGATTTAGACAATTGGATTAAATTATAA
- a CDS encoding BamA/TamA family outer membrane protein, protein MNLKKVLYILSILFSFALKAQEEVKKDSTKNLDITLFPVAFYTPETDFGFGALGIASFWLHGEKRSTRSSSVQLGVSYTTKNQFLLYFPFEIYSDNEKWRVIGELGYYKYVYNYYGQGITSLEEDSENYEVTFPRLRMSVLREVLPDFSVGLGYQLDNFTNLKEEEDGLLANSTVIGKDGGMVSNVGLLAFYDTRDDIFYPTKGFFIQGNFFTSSNFLGSSFKYSKFNLDSRYYKKVGKRKIIATNLFFGSSSSGTPFLDQFYIGGKRTRGFSSRRFQDNAEASLALEYRFHISGRFGAAVFGSTSTVAPNFKDLFSSPLKNSGGAGLRYIINKRDGVRLRADYGYSKEGGNISFTILEAF, encoded by the coding sequence ATGAATTTAAAAAAGGTTTTATATATTTTAAGTATACTATTCTCTTTTGCTTTGAAAGCACAAGAAGAAGTTAAGAAAGATTCTACAAAAAACTTAGATATCACATTATTTCCGGTAGCTTTTTATACTCCAGAAACAGATTTTGGTTTTGGAGCATTAGGTATTGCAAGCTTTTGGTTACATGGCGAAAAAAGATCAACACGGTCATCATCAGTTCAATTGGGAGTAAGTTATACAACTAAAAACCAATTTTTATTATATTTTCCTTTTGAGATTTATTCTGATAACGAAAAATGGCGTGTTATTGGTGAGCTAGGTTATTATAAATACGTTTATAATTATTATGGGCAAGGAATTACTAGTTTAGAAGAAGATAGCGAGAATTACGAAGTTACTTTTCCTAGATTACGTATGTCAGTTTTAAGAGAAGTATTGCCTGATTTTTCAGTAGGATTAGGGTATCAATTAGATAATTTCACGAATTTAAAAGAAGAGGAAGATGGCTTACTCGCTAATTCAACCGTAATTGGTAAAGATGGTGGTATGGTATCTAATGTTGGACTTTTAGCATTTTATGATACTCGTGATGATATTTTTTACCCGACTAAAGGATTTTTTATTCAAGGTAACTTTTTTACTTCTTCAAATTTTTTAGGTTCATCATTTAAATATTCTAAATTCAATTTAGATAGTAGATATTATAAAAAGGTTGGTAAGCGTAAAATAATAGCTACAAACCTTTTCTTTGGAAGTAGCTCAAGTGGTACACCTTTTTTAGATCAATTCTATATCGGAGGGAAACGTACTAGAGGTTTTAGCAGTCGTAGGTTTCAAGATAACGCAGAAGCTTCATTAGCACTCGAATATCGTTTTCATATAAGTGGTAGGTTTGGCGCTGCTGTTTTTGGATCAACAAGTACTGTTGCACCAAATTTTAAAGACTTATTTTCTTCTCCTTTAAAAAACTCTGGTGGTGCAGGTTTACGTTATATAATTAATAAAAGAGATGGTGTTCGCCTTAGAGCAGATTATGGCTACTCAAAAGAAGGAGGTAACATCAGTTTTACAATATTAGAAGCGTTTTAA
- a CDS encoding DUF2490 domain-containing protein, which produces MKKIAFLIALSFLSISNAQETGEDNWGAWYMYFGTNKISEKLSIHTEAQFRYYETSNNFNQMLLRTGLNYHINPNAIATIGYGYISTDGTFDELPDEENSNENRIFEQFILKNKLGNVLFEHRYRLEQRFLSNQNTTDTQHRARYRLQVTLPLTDIFFLNFYDEVFLNLQDDVFGQNRLYAALGVNVTENLALQTGYLKNHFSNANFDRIQIGVFYNPDLRKKK; this is translated from the coding sequence ATGAAAAAAATTGCCTTTTTAATTGCCCTTAGCTTTTTATCAATCAGTAATGCCCAAGAAACCGGAGAAGATAATTGGGGTGCTTGGTATATGTATTTTGGTACTAATAAAATATCAGAGAAATTAAGTATACACACCGAAGCTCAATTTAGATACTATGAAACTTCTAATAATTTTAACCAAATGCTTTTACGTACAGGTTTAAATTATCATATAAACCCTAATGCAATTGCAACAATTGGCTATGGTTATATTAGTACCGATGGTACTTTTGATGAGTTACCTGATGAAGAAAATAGTAATGAAAATAGAATTTTTGAACAATTTATACTTAAAAATAAATTAGGCAATGTTTTATTTGAACATCGTTATAGATTAGAGCAACGTTTTTTATCAAACCAAAACACAACTGACACACAACATAGAGCTCGATATCGATTACAAGTTACACTACCATTAACTGATATTTTCTTTTTGAATTTTTATGACGAAGTGTTTTTAAATTTACAAGATGATGTTTTTGGACAAAATCGTTTATACGCGGCCTTAGGTGTTAATGTAACTGAAAACTTAGCGCTACAAACTGGATATTTAAAAAACCACTTTTCGAACGCCAATTTTGATAGAATACAAATCGGAGTTTTTTACAACCCCGACTTAAGAAAAAAGAAATAG
- a CDS encoding VOC family protein, with translation MSKIINGIQQIGIGVANAKSVFNWYREYLGFDILVFEDVASANLMTQYTNDVVQKRHALLALNLVGGGGLEIWQFKDRIPKANKNIFLLGDLGINIMKIRAKDTTVVHQKLNKISIPFLSENFEKEDRFIFADPWDNLVQVVKDDYNYINCNVSNGGVLGTVIGVADMDKSLLFYQKLLGYDILVSDKIGVQDDFKGVPGGENSFRRIILKHSARKVGGFGELLGPTEIELIQVLDRKPNKIYKDRLWGDLGYIHLCFDINGMKTFRNEAKRLNFPFTVDSADSFDMGDAAGHFSYIEDPDGTLIEFVETHKVPILKKLGIYIDLKKRDPFKPLSKWLIRAMQVHRVKSDL, from the coding sequence ATGAGTAAAATTATTAATGGCATTCAACAAATAGGTATTGGAGTTGCTAATGCAAAATCTGTATTTAATTGGTATAGAGAGTACTTAGGCTTTGATATTTTAGTTTTCGAAGATGTAGCTAGCGCAAATTTAATGACTCAATACACAAATGATGTTGTTCAAAAACGTCATGCGTTATTGGCCTTAAACTTAGTAGGAGGGGGAGGGTTAGAAATTTGGCAATTTAAAGATAGGATTCCTAAAGCGAATAAAAATATTTTTTTACTCGGCGATTTAGGAATTAATATAATGAAAATTAGAGCTAAAGATACAACTGTAGTTCATCAAAAATTAAATAAAATTAGCATACCTTTTTTGAGTGAAAATTTTGAAAAAGAAGATCGTTTTATATTTGCTGACCCTTGGGATAACTTAGTTCAAGTGGTAAAAGATGATTATAATTATATTAATTGCAACGTAAGTAACGGAGGTGTTTTAGGAACTGTAATTGGTGTTGCAGATATGGATAAGTCTCTACTTTTTTATCAAAAACTTTTAGGGTACGATATTTTAGTTTCTGATAAAATAGGAGTTCAAGATGATTTTAAAGGTGTGCCAGGTGGTGAAAATTCGTTCAGAAGAATTATTTTGAAGCATAGCGCTAGAAAAGTTGGAGGTTTTGGTGAATTATTAGGTCCGACAGAAATAGAATTAATACAAGTTTTAGACCGTAAGCCTAACAAAATTTATAAAGATCGTTTATGGGGTGACTTAGGGTATATTCACCTTTGTTTTGATATTAACGGAATGAAAACCTTTAGAAATGAAGCAAAAAGATTAAATTTTCCGTTTACAGTAGATAGTGCAGATAGTTTTGATATGGGAGACGCTGCAGGACATTTTAGTTATATTGAAGATCCAGATGGTACATTAATTGAGTTTGTAGAAACTCATAAAGTACCAATATTGAAAAAGCTAGGTATTTATATTGATTTGAAAAAAAGAGACCCATTCAAACCTTTATCTAAATGGCTCATAAGAGCAATGCAAGTACATCGTGTAAAAAGCGATTTATAA
- a CDS encoding TonB-dependent receptor domain-containing protein — MLKNITLMIVLLFAFVSNAQEFKGKLINKDAKAIEGAYIFNVNTENHTHSNELGYFKLDNNSVGDTLRIGALGFEKINFVIGGKDNFSKRISLVLKEQSFELDEVVIRPNLNSLNAISEIDLKTAPVRSSQELLQKVPGLIIGQHAGGGKAEQIFLRGFDIDHGTDISISVDGMPVNMVSHAHGQGYADLHFLIPETLDQIDFGKGSYYASKGDFATAGYVNFQTKESIDKSMVRFEYGDFGWNRTLGMFNVIDSDTDQAFIATEYTQFDGAFESPQNFSRLNIFGKYTTVLKDASKFSLTASHFTSTWDASGQIPQRAVDNGSISRFGAIDDTEGGTTGRTNINASLLKIIDDNTFVKSNVFYSNYNFELYSNFTFFLDDPTNGDQIKQQEERDIFGFNTELNKSMKWGSADVILKAGAGFRTDNVDDVELSHTLNRKTTINNIQLGDVQETSVFGYASLDYKKDKWSIIPGIRVDNFNFGYVDALQEEYTNLSESKTTISPKLNILYSSSPDLQLFLKTGIGFHSNDARVVVAQQGEDILPASYGADLGTIWRPFSKVFVNAAAWYLYLEQEFVYVGDAGIVEPSGKTRRLGLDLGVRYQVTDWLFFNTDATYTNARSIEEENGSDYIPLAPDFTLAGGLNVLDLGRFSGGIKYRYIGDRPANEDNSIVAAGYFVTDMNANYKLSKNLDLGISIENLFDTEWNETQFATESRLQNETASVEEIHFIPGTPFFIKGNITFTF; from the coding sequence ATGTTGAAAAATATAACATTGATGATCGTTTTACTATTTGCTTTTGTAAGTAACGCACAAGAGTTTAAAGGCAAACTTATTAATAAGGATGCTAAAGCAATAGAAGGTGCTTACATTTTTAATGTAAATACTGAAAATCATACTCATAGTAATGAGTTGGGGTACTTTAAATTAGATAACAATTCAGTTGGCGATACATTAAGAATAGGAGCTTTAGGCTTTGAAAAAATTAATTTTGTAATAGGTGGTAAAGATAATTTTAGTAAACGAATATCACTTGTATTAAAAGAGCAGTCTTTTGAGCTTGATGAAGTGGTTATAAGACCAAATTTGAATAGCTTAAATGCAATTTCTGAAATAGATTTAAAAACAGCTCCAGTACGATCATCACAAGAATTATTACAAAAAGTACCAGGTTTAATTATAGGCCAACATGCTGGTGGAGGTAAAGCAGAACAAATATTTTTAAGAGGTTTTGATATTGATCATGGTACAGATATTTCAATTTCTGTAGATGGTATGCCTGTAAATATGGTTTCTCATGCGCATGGACAAGGTTATGCAGATCTACACTTTTTAATACCAGAAACATTAGACCAGATTGATTTTGGTAAGGGTAGTTATTATGCAAGTAAAGGCGATTTTGCTACAGCAGGCTATGTCAATTTTCAAACAAAAGAAAGTATAGATAAAAGCATGGTTCGTTTTGAATATGGAGATTTTGGATGGAATAGAACATTAGGAATGTTTAATGTTATTGATTCTGATACTGACCAAGCATTTATAGCAACAGAATATACTCAATTTGATGGTGCTTTTGAATCTCCACAAAATTTTTCAAGATTGAATATTTTTGGAAAATATACGACTGTATTAAAAGACGCAAGTAAGTTTTCATTAACTGCATCACATTTTACAAGTACTTGGGATGCATCAGGTCAAATACCACAACGAGCAGTAGATAATGGTAGCATTTCTCGCTTTGGAGCTATTGATGATACTGAAGGAGGTACAACAGGAAGAACAAATATAAATGCATCGTTGTTGAAAATTATTGATGATAATACGTTTGTAAAGTCTAATGTTTTTTATTCTAATTATAATTTTGAGTTGTACTCTAATTTTACATTCTTTTTAGATGACCCTACAAATGGAGATCAAATAAAGCAACAAGAAGAACGTGATATATTTGGTTTTAATACCGAATTAAATAAAAGTATGAAATGGGGCAGTGCAGATGTTATTTTAAAAGCTGGCGCAGGTTTTAGAACAGATAATGTTGATGATGTAGAGCTTTCTCATACCTTAAATAGAAAAACTACAATAAACAACATACAATTAGGAGATGTACAAGAAACTTCTGTTTTTGGATACGCTAGTTTAGATTATAAAAAAGACAAATGGTCTATAATACCAGGTATTAGAGTTGATAATTTTAATTTTGGTTATGTAGATGCTTTGCAAGAAGAATATACAAACCTATCAGAATCTAAAACAACAATATCACCTAAATTGAATATATTATATAGTAGCAGTCCTGATTTACAGTTATTCTTAAAAACAGGTATAGGTTTTCATTCTAATGATGCTAGAGTTGTTGTAGCACAGCAAGGTGAAGACATCTTGCCAGCTTCTTACGGAGCAGATTTAGGAACTATTTGGAGACCTTTTTCAAAAGTATTTGTAAACGCAGCAGCATGGTATCTTTACTTAGAGCAAGAGTTTGTTTATGTAGGTGATGCAGGTATTGTAGAACCTAGTGGAAAAACACGCCGTTTAGGTTTAGACTTAGGTGTTAGATATCAAGTAACAGACTGGTTATTTTTTAATACAGATGCAACATATACAAATGCACGAAGTATAGAAGAAGAAAATGGATCAGATTATATACCATTAGCACCTGACTTTACACTGGCAGGTGGTTTAAACGTATTAGATTTAGGAAGATTTTCGGGTGGTATAAAATACCGATATATAGGAGATAGACCTGCTAATGAAGATAATTCTATTGTAGCAGCAGGATATTTTGTAACAGATATGAATGCTAATTATAAGCTTTCAAAAAATTTAGATTTAGGAATTTCTATCGAAAATTTATTCGATACGGAATGGAATGAGACTCAATTTGCAACAGAATCACGTTTGCAAAATGAAACAGCATCGGTAGAAGAAATTCATTTTATACCAGGGACACCATTTTTTATAAAAGGTAATATCACATTCACTTTTTAG